The Bactrocera dorsalis isolate Fly_Bdor chromosome 3, ASM2337382v1, whole genome shotgun sequence genomic interval ATGTAAGAGAAAttgatgcaaaattttttttttttttttgataactaTTTGTAtactctatatttttttttttactttaggcataaaaatatttatgaacaagATGTAATATCTTGTGTCACAGATACAAATGATTTTCATGTGTACTTCGCTGAGGAAGGCGATGTAGTAGCGAAATTCGATCGGTGCCAAATAACAGCAGCGGCCAAGAGGAAAAACGAGGATaattgcattgttgttggtgctcaTAGTAACGGGAATGGCGACTTATTGCTTCTAACTGGTACAAACAACAAAGGGTTAGTATTAATGTTAGACAttattacaactttttttgttatagcaaatgtaatatttatacacgtatttaaatatttctaattttattttttagtgaagtGTTGCGTATTCTTCGTTTAAATAACAATTTGCTACCAGTGGCTGATTTCATTGGTAATAGACAAATCGTTAGAACTAGCGTTTTTGACCAGAAGGTAAATTAATATGATATTAGTTATTTTCACTTTTGTGATGTGATTTTTTTGCCTATAGAGCGGAACACTGGTGACAGGCGGAGAGTCAGGTTTTGTTACTCTTTGGACCACGGAGGGTTCGCGGAAGGAAGATGAAGGGTTAACTagtagttcaagtgaatttaaatataaaaataaaaagtctaaaaagaAAACACCTTATTAAACGAAATTAGgctattaaaatcaatttattaaaattgcattaaatttgaaaaattatagaaataggATGCACACTAATTatcattgtttttataaatttgctaaTTAAACATTAAGCTTAAGCActaattgaatacatttttttatagtgtTGAGCAAATGATTTACTCAAATGCATAATGTCTCAAAAGGTAACCTTGACTTACACAGTTTACATAGTTTCCATTTGGAATGCCcctttgacttcacaaaatatttaaaatatctatTACTTTAGCTTATATAATTATGGATACTTTAGGGTAAATCATGCAAATCATGAGCAGTATAAAGCAGTTCAATGCGATCGTATACCGATTTAGTATGTTGCAGCATTTCAGGGAGCACCTCTATCGCGCGTGACACATTTATACAAACACGTTTCAGCAATTCTCCCTGGGTTGGTAGCGCATACATAGCAAccacagctccttttcgtaccaCCCAAGGATGATGTTTAGCTAACGTATCATTATATGCACTCTTGCAGCAAGAATGTGTTTTATCACATTCATTTAATTCAGACAACCGTTTTAGAAATTCGTATATGAATtctgaaaaataattacaaaaggAACAATTGATACATGGTAGAATCAAGTTCAGTTGTTAGATAAATCAGATAAGAGGTACTCTGTTAATAATAGGCAAAAATGATGTGCCATACTACACTAAATGCgctaaaaaatgtcataaataacattttgtttttgtataagcATACGATAAgaatacattcatatgtatataaataagttcTATTACTCCTGCATTTACATTTTGCTTACGTGTACGAAATGCTATGATTCGCAATACAAACTCACCCAAGCCCCTATGTAGTCGCAGTAGTGTCCTCGACCCTGAAACGTAACTGTTATCCTTAAGAAGTTCCTCTTCCTTTTCATAGGTTATCATTGTTTTAATTGTCAGGAAACGTTCACCAGTTGATTCCTTTCGCCTGTATTCACAAAGTATATCGATTTTACTACGCACATCACTACTAACAAATCCGAATACAGAACCCATTAAATGGAAAAATctaaaacagaaaaattatttaactatggccactaatatttatttaacctGTACATACTTATTGATTTCTTCATATGCCTCTAAATATGAATCCAACAACACATCATCGTTTTCATGCAAACAATCCTGAAATATTTTTGCTACTCTTTCTACATCAAAACGTTCAACAGCAGAcatgattttaaatttaaacaaacattaAGTGTTTCGAAATAATTTAGTTAAACTTTTTGCTGTTATAAAAAGACTATAATCTTTTAGATCTTAAAGATTGAAAATTGCGAATAGGAACAAAACAAAGGAAATTATTATTACCAAAGCTGACGTTTCGTATAGGGTTGCTATTGCGCTCGCCAATATATGTAGTAACAAAGCTTATACAGTGGGTTAGCATAAGGTAAAAACATTTAACTTTTGTATTCAtcaattaattgtttttgttgttttttagcttcacacatacatacatatgtatgtatgcacaccTGATACCAAGTTGCCGGTTCTGGATCAGATACAAATTCTGAGCGTATCTTCGAATGTCGTAAAAATGCCATCAAATTAATTATGCGATTTGatggttttataaatattgctaAACATTAAGCAACAATTGATTTGTTCGTCgtactcaaaaaaattatttgcgttTGTTAGAGTTGTTCAaaggaattttgttttttgtttacacacatATCTTTGGAGCTTTATAATTGTATAAAATCAAGATGGAttcaaaattaatgaatattttgtttatgaGCTTGgcgttttttacaattttcttcgCATTTCAAACAACTGCCAGTCTTCAGGTAAACTTAATGTATTACAAAAAGTCGTTAAAGTAATTATCtatgtgtttttaaaaattgcagaaaaaaattctaCGCACAGAGCATCAAAAAGAGCATAGTTTCGAAAACAGCGCTTTTACCAGCTTGGGAatatattatttcgtttttgcGGCTACTTGTTGGTTCGTACCACCCCTCGTTGCAGTAGTCGGTCCACGATGGTCACTGGTTATTGGAACCATAACCTATTTGTAATGCAAcagattatataaatttaatactttGCGATTAATTTTGCCAACCTCTTCCATTATATCCCAGACTATTTATCGTGCATTTCTACCATCCCTTCGAATGGCTGCTGTATTCGTTAAATATAACCCTAGGAGTTGGTTCtgcaattatatatattacacaGGGTAATTATATTGCAAGAAATAGTGACGATAGCAGCGTTACGAGGAATTCGGGAATATTCCTTACGTTTCAACAAGCAAGCTACATGATATCGGCCATCTTGTTATATTTCAAGTATGCCAATGTTGAAGAAATCGAAGATATGGACCGTTACATAATTATGTCGGTATTaacatttatttgcataattgGTCTGGTAATGCTGTTCTTCTTGAGATTGCCGCAAAGCAACCAATCCATAGACAAGGAAACACATAACAGTTGTTCCGCTGTATTTGTAACCATTCGGGATAACATTATGCTTCTGCTCGAAAGAGATATGCTACTGCTGGTAGTTCTCTTCTTTTACACAGGTAAAGGGTAACGGGATTATATGCTATGGACATTGTCCTATTTTGATTCTGTTAATTGACGATGTTTTCAAATAGGATTGGTACAAGCGTTCTATAACGGAGTTTATGGCCCTGCCATGTCGTTTacgcaaaatttaaatatgcaacCGGATGAACTGTCCTTTACTGGTTACATATTGAAAGGTTGTGGAGGATTTTTGGGATCACTGTTCTTTGCTATTCTGGGCGATATGACCATTCGTTGGGGTCGtgatgtatttatgtatttagcaGGCGTATTCCATTTATTTACATTCATAATCATCTATCTCAATATCCCCAATGAATCGTCCTTTGGCGAAAACCAAGCGGCATCCATCATTGACCCgcctaatttttatttggcaataGCTTGCAGTTTTCTCTATGGTTTGGGAGCAGCGTTTTACACCGTTCATATTTACAGTATGCTGGCTGGTGCTTTTGTTGCCGAATCGACCGCCGGATTCGGAATTTACAAATTCTTTCAGGTAAATTTATGAATTACCAAGGGCTCTTAAAAGCagaagatttaaatttttttgtgtacttATAGTGTCTTGGGTGTGCACTGGCTTATCTATATTCGAAATATGCCAGTTTATACATCCAAATGGGAATACTCATCGTGCTTCTGATAGCGGCAGTCGTCTGTTTCGCAATTGTTGAACGATCTGTCAGAGCTAAGCAACCGGCTGAACAGCCCTAACTAATTATGTAAAATAGAACATGTTTAGTAATTGAccgcaataaattaaatatatttgttgttttaatataataatatatatgtacatatatatcttagAAGTGTAAACTTTCTGTTGATCCATAAACCAATAATTCTTCAAAtctgtatttataataaaaggTGAAAATTTCGGCAACATAAGAACACAGAAGTAGGAACACTAAGATGCAGCcataaagaaattcaaaatgtCCAAAAATACGATAAGGAATAATCAGCTGATATTCTTTTATGCTTGAAGTTGCATTGACAAAGGAAGTTTCTTAAAACTTAGGCGGAAGCGGAAGTCTAGCTAAACtaatagaaaatttgttttgtaagcATAACAACATTCCGTTGTCAGGTCTGTATCCAAATTAAATCTCACATGAACACCATGGTCAGTCCTATTCGTTTAACACCAAGCAAAAACAAGAAGACGAAGAAGCCTAATTAAATCACTATAATCGAAAATTTAAAGGAATAcgtaaacttgaaaaaaaaaactttaagaaaTAGCATGATTTTTCTTGATGCATTCAGAATTCAGAGTTTTGCTATGATATTAAGACCGAGAAGGGTCTCTTTTTAGTCAAATTGTATCTTAATATATACGCATATCCCATAAAATGTATACGCCAAGATTCAGCTACAACTCTGTGGTGGTTCGCAGTATTacagtgtacatacatatatattgattaTGAAACTTTATTATGACCACCGTAATAATGGGTAGCCGTCTTTTGTGGCTTAAATATCCGATTTGTTGGCAGCAAGTCGCGATTACTTTTCTCGCGTACCTACCAAAACGAAACCAACACATTTGAACCTGCACTCCACAGCGAACGGGAAACTCACCAACCATACAAGTGCAATCTCTTACGCTCCGCGCCATCTTTAttggtgtaatttttgaaaagttaacGAACAAAAGAACGAGCGCACACCACTACAGCCAGCGAACGAGCGCCAAATTCGTATCTACGGCTGTGTTGTATATCGTTTATGTCGCTCATTCGCTGTGCAACAGTCAAAGCTTGTGGACGTACCTGGCGAGCAGTGAACGGTGTTTTCAAACGGTGTTATGTTCTGAGTTTTAAACTGGGCTTAAACGAACgagcgtgtgtgagtgtgtgctttTGTGCGTTGCTTTCCTCGCGTCTTTACTTCATAAATAGTAACAAAAGCAACGAAATATCCAACACAAATAGCAAAGTGAGCAATAAACAAACggctaaagaaaatatatttctatagtGTTGTTGTACTTACTTTTGTTGTGTCTAAAAGAACTGTGGTTAAAAGTTAAGGTGAAAATCGTCAGCATCCGAATGTGAAGTAGATGGAATACAGAGAATAAAGAGAGACTATAAGCATAAGCAaccaaatacaacaacaaagtgtagGTCTCGCAAGACAATTGCACTGAGTATTATTCATTATACGCTTTAAGTGTGTTCGTACTTCGTGTGTAATTCGAATGGATGCAAAGTGATCGCCAAAGCCAGACTCTGAAATTCACTAAAGCGAAGCAGAGGCAACAGTTAAAAAAGCTACGAGCGCAAAGAAGCAGCAAATAAGCCAATCAGCTAGCCAACGAAAGAGTATTCATCGAAAGTTATTTATTCATATAGTAAACCACTTtgcaatttatacatatacatatagtatacactCACTCGTAAGGTTATTTTAGGGTGTGGTGCGTAAAATTTACccagaaataatttaataaatcacGTGAAAATCGTCAGTGTACAACTTAtaataaaaagaattgtatTGCAATGAGCCTGTTGTCAAGAAAACAGCGATCGACAGCCAACTTCATGGCCAACACTATGTCCTCATCGTTCACCTTCATAGTCGCCATTGTGGTATGCTTATTGGCGCTACTGGCAGGCAGTGCGCAAGCGCAGCGTACTCCAACAATTTCGTACATCACACAAGAACAAATTAAGGATATCGGTGGCACGGTCGAATTCGATTGCTCGGTACAGTACGCGAGTGACTATCAAGTACTGTGGTCAAAGACGGATGCCGATCCCGTCTTCTTGTCGACCGCCTCAACGTTGGTGATTAAAGATTCACGATTTTCTCTACGTTATGATCCCAATTCCTCCACATATAAACTGCAAATCAAGGACATCCAGGAGACTGATGCAGGCACATACACCTGTCAAGTGGTAATTTCCGTCGTACATAAAGTCAGTGCCAATGTGAAGCTTTCCGTTCGTCGTCCACCCGTCATCTCCGACAATTCAACACAATCGATAGTGGCGAGCGAAGGCAGTGAAGTGCAGATGGAATGCTATGCCAGCGGGTATCCGACGCCATCAATTACTTGGCGTCGTGAGAACAATGCCATTCTACCAACAGGTAAGCTCATTGCTTTGAGaaaattatgtataatttttcaGGATAACAAGAGACTTTCGTTCCACATTCAAGCACTCGtgttttttatagttaaaactGTACtagaaaattttctttccaataaCAAGTACTAACGTTTGTCCTAATGCTTTTTATGCTTGGATGACCCAAATAAAAATGCCAATTATAAAATCTACAGGAGTTTATTGAACtgtttatattcaaataatatATTGCTAATAAGAACAGTGTGGCTGGTGACTCACTTTTGATTAAATTAAGCAAGTTTAGATGAGAAGGCAAATAGGGGTCAGAGAGACAGTGTTAATTAAACTTCAGGGCGTCTCATTTGTCATACGCGGAGTCTCAAGCGTAACAATGATTATGATAGTAGAtagtcatatgtatgtatgtatgaatgtatacaaAAGCATTAGTTAATGActccttaaattttaattttaatcttttGATTCGCAAAACCTACATTCCCATTGTCCTTCTTGAGGGCTACATAGGGGCTGGGCTGTCCTACTTTGGTGCTGGCTTCGCATGTCCGAGACCATTAAACGCTTCGggcatatatacattcatacatacttatgacAGGAATAGACGTATACAACTTACTAAGCTTAAGAAGCTTTCATTCCCCTGGAATCGCTAACTTTCGTTGAGGGAGTGGGCAGTGGTTTTATCGCAGTGGAAGTTAATTGCGACTTAACTTCTAATCTAGCAATTTTTTAACCAAGCCCGTATCATGCCAAGTATTTCTAAGTGCATGCATATGAGCATATTTAATTACACATTAAATAGTacacaaaattaactttttaatacattcttaaatacacacataaagCAGTTGTGCGCACccgcgcatacacacacacacgcatcaacCACACTCAGGCAAAAGCAGTCTGTTACTTAGCAAGCTCTAACGCCGTTAGCATTCGACTACCAATCGCCGAGTCTGAGAGACCACTTTTCTCAGTTGTAGGTGCGCAAACAGGTTTTCTCACGGATCGCTCAGCGAGTTGCTCTCCCTCATACGAACACTATTCACCGAATGCATGCCACTTGTTTggcataaatgtacatacatatgtatgtacatgtacatattgtatgtgtatttgtatgttagTAGTTTCAGGTGAACGCTTCGTTGGCGTTTACTTGCTGCCACCTTCTGTAAAGTGTCTAAATTTAGTACTTACCACCAAAATCCACTGTaaaacaagtgtaaaattttcattGTGAGGCACAAgagttttttgctttcattttaaatgaaatttttaatgaccCTACAGGGATTAGATACGCAATTTTTCATGCTTTATGAATACAAATGCTCTATACCTTTTCGGAATTCCACGTTggccaaagtaaacaaacaaatactcgGCGGTCATTCTTCGTTAGAACTATGGTACCAACGGAACGGTGTATGTTGtctgcgtgtatgtatgtatgtgtgcctgtgAGGTTGTAGTTTGCGAGCACTTCGCCGCACTAATtgcactttaaatatatgaaattgcaATTTTCCGCAGCAGGTGTTTACTGCAGGTGAATGGCAACCAGTCGGAAAGGCAAAGTTCATTGTTTGTGCTGGGCAAACTGGGCAAACAAAGATCCTTCCTGGCAGTGCCATTGTGATGCTGTGCAACGCTTGTGTTTACGCACATCTCTACATAGTAATGACATTAAAATTAATAGGTATTTTAAGGATTCTCGTGTATAATGCTGACTTTGCTCACAGGCTGTCAATTGCTCTTATCGTTGATAGCCTATTCAGAGAAAAAGGtcacaaatttataatttgaaacgAGTGCGAAGTACCAGATTTTCAGCTATGTATAttggatttaaataaaatactcagTTATTATTGGAAATGAACAAGTCTCcaataattatagaaaatactGCTGAGCTTACAATCAGTGGGCGGGTGTAAGTATGGGTTTGTTCCGGTTACGTAAATTCAACTGTCCTGGAAACGGAATGAATAATCGAGTTATTATAAATTGAATAAGAAGTGTACCTCtcttttgtataaaaagtatTCGTTAAAAAGGAAATTATACAATGCTAGAGCATCTTATATTTGGAAAGAACAATCAGTCGTGCAAAGTCGGttgagtatacatacatatatactaaaccTTGTACATATGAAGGTGATAATTGCATAAATCAGCGATTGCCTTAACCCTAGATTGAAATTTCGGTGACCCCATACGACGTCTGTTGAATATATTGTATTACtgatatttatttgcaatttattgAGCGCAACAATTGGAAATCATATAATAAAAGGTGAAAGGTTAAAGacgaatatgtacatacatacacaaatgcacAAATAATCAAAGCCAGGCGAGTTAAGGACCGCAAAATATTATCGTTCAAATGCTCGCACAGAAAACTCTTATCAGCCGAGCGGTATTACACTTGCTTCTTTGTCAATtggcttttttata includes:
- the LOC105230561 gene encoding ceramide-1-phosphate transfer protein encodes the protein MSAVERFDVERVAKIFQDCLHENDDVLLDSYLEAYEEINKFFHLMGSVFGFVSSDVRSKIDILCEYRRKESTGERFLTIKTMITYEKEEELLKDNSYVSGSRTLLRLHRGLEFIYEFLKRLSELNECDKTHSCCKSAYNDTLAKHHPWVVRKGAVVAMYALPTQGELLKRVCINVSRAIEVLPEMLQHTKSVYDRIELLYTAHDLHDLP
- the LOC125777421 gene encoding lachesin-like, coding for MSLLSRKQRSTANFMANTMSSSFTFIVAIVVCLLALLAGSAQAQRTPTISYITQEQIKDIGGTVEFDCSVQYASDYQVLWSKTDADPVFLSTASTLVIKDSRFSLRYDPNSSTYKLQIKDIQETDAGTYTCQVVISVVHKVSANVKLSVRRPPVISDNSTQSIVASEGSEVQMECYASGYPTPSITWRRENNAILPTGKLIALRKLCIIFQDNKRLSFHIQALVFFIVKTVLENFLSNNKY
- the LOC105230562 gene encoding UNC93-like protein MFSD11 → MDSKLMNILFMSLAFFTIFFAFQTTASLQKKILRTEHQKEHSFENSAFTSLGIYYFVFAATCWFVPPLVAVVGPRWSLVIGTITYLLFIVHFYHPFEWLLYSLNITLGVGSAIIYITQGNYIARNSDDSSVTRNSGIFLTFQQASYMISAILLYFKYANVEEIEDMDRYIIMSVLTFICIIGLVMLFFLRLPQSNQSIDKETHNSCSAVFVTIRDNIMLLLERDMLLLVVLFFYTGLVQAFYNGVYGPAMSFTQNLNMQPDELSFTGYILKGCGGFLGSLFFAILGDMTIRWGRDVFMYLAGVFHLFTFIIIYLNIPNESSFGENQAASIIDPPNFYLAIACSFLYGLGAAFYTVHIYSMLAGAFVAESTAGFGIYKFFQCLGCALAYLYSKYASLYIQMGILIVLLIAAVVCFAIVERSVRAKQPAEQP